A single genomic interval of Halichondria panicea chromosome 2, odHalPani1.1, whole genome shotgun sequence harbors:
- the LOC135331490 gene encoding uncharacterized protein LOC135331490 isoform X1 has translation MAASLTGAVLILSIMLQLSAAQQRVDRTLQNGASGSDVVRAVTNKVQAVFGDDQQFLRRIAFVESKDGTDSSTYRSGYNGGIWQVDDIAFRATQDTSSHPRLILQHEKIKAEFEIDWQSVQWSDLRAPLYSGLAARLFLLTIPEAIPCNVAEQAAYWKKYYNTASGAGTKQKFIDDINSLTTSSDEVCQVNSDIIFVLDESGSIGDLNFELVKGYVLQYLSSLKIGPNENQVGVITFSDNAMLRFKLNANGNTLSLQRAIQGLRYRGGSTNIPAALCALSQAFLSNSSGARSDNTIFRVAILMTDGKSSTNNSPNPCGFTSVADAAAAIHGSASPITTFAFGVGSSFSYNDLQVIASGDQYIGIASSFTGGQLSCVQTNQEDRICNKISRKVTANAVNSGTLDQGGQARWEYPVPQSGLDFKIDVTLGRVVFYASSDTTAPNEAIYQWKIEVSFGSRTINILPVLQSDGVTRSSTANQTIIPIYTAIVGLEAKNVFSISNGGDLQEENVAVKIAVPATVGIVLILVVAGISIGLYSHYRRKPVFV, from the exons ATGGCGGCTTCTTTAACCGGTGCAGTGCTTATTCTCAGTATTATGCTCCAGTTATCTGCTGCTCAGCAAAGGGTGGACAGGACTCTGCAAAATGGAGCATCTGGCTCAGATGTTGTTAGAGCTGTGACAAATAAAGTTCAAGCTGTGTTTGGTGATGACCAACAGTTTCTGAGGCGAATCGCTTTTGTTGAATCCAAGGATGGCACTGATTCAAGCACGTATCGCTCGGGTTACAATGGAGGAATATGGCAAGTGGACGATATTGCATTTCGGGCAACTCAAGACACCTCAAGTCACCCTAGACTTATTCTGCAACATGAAAAAATAAAAGCTGAATTTGAAATAGACTGGCAGAGTGTGCAGTGGAGTGATTTGAGAGCCCCCCTTTACTCTGGATTAGCAGCCAGACTATTTTTACTGACTATTCCCGAAGCTATTCCATGTAATGTAGCAGAACAGGCAGCATACTGGAAGAAGTATTACAACACTGCAAGTGGAGCAGGGACCAAACAAAAGTTTATTGATGATATCAATTCCCTGACTACGAGTAGTGACGAAG TTTGTCAAGTGAATAGTGACATCATTTTTGTCCTGGACGAATCTGGAAGTATTGGTGACCTGAACTTTGAATTGGTGAAGGGATATGTTCTCCAATACTTGAGCAGCTTGAAGATTGGCCCCAATGAGAACCAAGTTGGTGTGATAACATTCTCTGACAATGCAATGCTTCGTTTTAAATTGAATGCCAACGGAAACACGTTATCCCTTCAACGAGCTATTCAAGGCCTTAGATACAGAGGTGGAAGTACTAATATACCAGCTGCACTATGTGCACTCTCACAAGCATTTTTGTCAAATTCAAGTGGGGCTCGTAGTGACAACACAATATTTCGAGTGGCAATACTAATGACTGATGGGAAATCAAGCACAAATAATAGTCCTAATCCGTGTGGTTTTACTAGTGTTGCAGATGCTGCTGCTGCTATACATGGTTCTGCCTCACCTATCACTACTTTTGCATTTGGAGTCGGGTCATCTTTTAGTTATAATGATCTTCAAGTTATTGCCAGTGGTGATCAGTACATTGGTATTGCTAGCTCATTCACTGGTGGTCAGTTGTCATGTGTACAGACCAACCAAGAAGATAGAATTTGCAATAAAA TATCGAGAAAAGTGACAGCAAATGCTGTTAATAGTGGAACTCTTGACCAAGGAGGGCAGGCACGCTGGGAGTACCCTGTTCCTCAATCTGGCTTAGATTTTAAAATTGATGTTACTCTAGGAAGAGTCGTATTTTATGCTTCTTCAGACACAACTGCACCAAATGAAGCCATTTATCAGTGGAAAATAGAGGTATCATTCGGCTCTAGGACGATAAACATTTTACCGGTGCTTCAAAGTGATGGTGTCACACGATCAAGCACGGCCAATCAGACCATAATTCCAATTTATACAGCAATTGTAGGTCTGGAAGCAAAAAATGTATTCTCTATATCCAACGGTG GTGATCTTCAAGAAGAGAATGTGGCAGTTAAAATAGCAGTACCTGCAACTGTTGGCATTGTCTTGATACTCGTTGTCGCCGGGATATCAATCGGTCTATACTCTCACTATAGGCGCAAGCCAGTTTttgtgtag
- the LOC135331490 gene encoding collagen alpha-5(VI) chain-like isoform X2, translating to MAASLTGAVLILSIMLQLSAAQQRVDRTLQNGASGSDVVRAVTNKVQAVFGDDQQFLRRIAFVESKDGTDSSTYRSGYNGGIWQVDDIAFRATQDTSSHPRLILQHEKIKAEFEIDWQSVQWSDLRAPLYSGLAARLFLLTIPEAIPCNVAEQAAYWKKYYNTASGAGTKQKFIDDINSLTTSSDEVCQVNSDIIFVLDESGSIGDLNFELVKGYVLQYLSSLKIGPNENQVGVITFSDNAMLRFKLNANGNTLSLQRAIQGLRYRGGSTNIPAALCALSQAFLSNSSGARSDNTIFRVAILMTDGKSSTNNSPNPCGFTSVADAAAAIHGSASPITTFAFGVGSSFSYNDLQVIASGDQYIGIASSFTGGQLSCVQTNQEDRICNKISRKVTANAVNSGTLDQGGQARWEYPVPQSGLDFKIDVTLGRVVFYASSDTTAPNEAIYQWKIEVSFGSRTINILPVLQSDGVTRSSTANQTIIPIYTAIVGLEAKNVFSISNGDLQEENVAVKIAVPATVGIVLILVVAGISIGLYSHYRRKPVFV from the exons ATGGCGGCTTCTTTAACCGGTGCAGTGCTTATTCTCAGTATTATGCTCCAGTTATCTGCTGCTCAGCAAAGGGTGGACAGGACTCTGCAAAATGGAGCATCTGGCTCAGATGTTGTTAGAGCTGTGACAAATAAAGTTCAAGCTGTGTTTGGTGATGACCAACAGTTTCTGAGGCGAATCGCTTTTGTTGAATCCAAGGATGGCACTGATTCAAGCACGTATCGCTCGGGTTACAATGGAGGAATATGGCAAGTGGACGATATTGCATTTCGGGCAACTCAAGACACCTCAAGTCACCCTAGACTTATTCTGCAACATGAAAAAATAAAAGCTGAATTTGAAATAGACTGGCAGAGTGTGCAGTGGAGTGATTTGAGAGCCCCCCTTTACTCTGGATTAGCAGCCAGACTATTTTTACTGACTATTCCCGAAGCTATTCCATGTAATGTAGCAGAACAGGCAGCATACTGGAAGAAGTATTACAACACTGCAAGTGGAGCAGGGACCAAACAAAAGTTTATTGATGATATCAATTCCCTGACTACGAGTAGTGACGAAG TTTGTCAAGTGAATAGTGACATCATTTTTGTCCTGGACGAATCTGGAAGTATTGGTGACCTGAACTTTGAATTGGTGAAGGGATATGTTCTCCAATACTTGAGCAGCTTGAAGATTGGCCCCAATGAGAACCAAGTTGGTGTGATAACATTCTCTGACAATGCAATGCTTCGTTTTAAATTGAATGCCAACGGAAACACGTTATCCCTTCAACGAGCTATTCAAGGCCTTAGATACAGAGGTGGAAGTACTAATATACCAGCTGCACTATGTGCACTCTCACAAGCATTTTTGTCAAATTCAAGTGGGGCTCGTAGTGACAACACAATATTTCGAGTGGCAATACTAATGACTGATGGGAAATCAAGCACAAATAATAGTCCTAATCCGTGTGGTTTTACTAGTGTTGCAGATGCTGCTGCTGCTATACATGGTTCTGCCTCACCTATCACTACTTTTGCATTTGGAGTCGGGTCATCTTTTAGTTATAATGATCTTCAAGTTATTGCCAGTGGTGATCAGTACATTGGTATTGCTAGCTCATTCACTGGTGGTCAGTTGTCATGTGTACAGACCAACCAAGAAGATAGAATTTGCAATAAAA TATCGAGAAAAGTGACAGCAAATGCTGTTAATAGTGGAACTCTTGACCAAGGAGGGCAGGCACGCTGGGAGTACCCTGTTCCTCAATCTGGCTTAGATTTTAAAATTGATGTTACTCTAGGAAGAGTCGTATTTTATGCTTCTTCAGACACAACTGCACCAAATGAAGCCATTTATCAGTGGAAAATAGAGGTATCATTCGGCTCTAGGACGATAAACATTTTACCGGTGCTTCAAAGTGATGGTGTCACACGATCAAGCACGGCCAATCAGACCATAATTCCAATTTATACAGCAATTGTAGGTCTGGAAGCAAAAAATGTATTCTCTATATCCAACG GTGATCTTCAAGAAGAGAATGTGGCAGTTAAAATAGCAGTACCTGCAACTGTTGGCATTGTCTTGATACTCGTTGTCGCCGGGATATCAATCGGTCTATACTCTCACTATAGGCGCAAGCCAGTTTttgtgtag
- the LOC135331489 gene encoding collagen alpha-6(VI) chain-like, whose translation MVHTAVRVINMAASLTGAVLILSIMLQLSAAQQRVDRTLQSGASGSDVVRAVTNKVQGVFGDDQQFLRRIAFVESKDGTDSSTYRSGYNGGIWQVDDIAFNATQGNKSHPGLVQQHEQIKDAFGIDWQSVQWSDLRAPLYSGLAARLFLLTIPGAIPCDIAEQAAYWKKYYNTASGAGTKQKFIDDINSLTTSSDEVCQVNSDIIFVLDESGSIGDLNFELVKGYVLQYLSSLKIGSNENQVGVITFSSNAILRFKLNANGNTSSLQRAIQGLRYRGGSTNIPAALCALSQAFSSNSSGARSDNTIFRVAILMTDGQSNKNSNPCGFTSVADAAAAIHNSSSPIITFAFGVGSSYSDQDLRVIASGDQYVGAASSFGGSQLSCVQTNQEDRICNKISKKVTADAVNNGTLDQGGQARWEYPVPQSGLAFKIDVTLGRVVFYASSDTTAPNEAIYQWKIEVSFGSRTINILPVLQSDGVTRSSTANQTIIPIYTAIVGLEAKNVFSLSTSGDLLQEENVAVKIAVPVTVGIVLILVVTGVSIGLYSHYRRKPQYSYF comes from the exons atggtacaTACAGCAGTACGAGTTATAAACATGGCGGCTTCTTTAACCGGTGCAGTACTTATTCTCAGTATTATGCTCCAGTTATCTGCTGCTCAGCAAAGGGTGGACAGGACTCTGCAAAGTGGAGCATCTGGCTCAGATGTTGTTAGAGCTGTGACAAATAAAGTTCAAGGTGTGTTTGGTGATGACCAACAGTTTCTGAGGCGAATCGCTTTTGTTGAATCCAAGGATGGCACTGATTCAAGCACGTATCGCTCGGGTTACAATGGAGGAATATGGCAGGTGGATGATATTGCATTTAATGCGACTCAAGGCAACAAAAGTCACCCTGGACTTGTTCAGCAACATGAACAAATAAAAGATGCGTTTGGAATCGACTGGCAGAGTGTTCAGTGGAGTGATTTGAGAGCCCCCCTTTACTCTGGATTAGCAGCCAGACTATTTTTACTGACTATTCCCGGAGCTATTCCATGTGATATAGCAGAACAGGCAGCATACTGGAAGAAGTATTACAACACTGCAAGTGGAGCAGGGACCAAACAAAAGTTTATTGATGATATCAATTCCCTGACTACGAGTAGTGACGAAG TTTGTCAAGTGAATAGTGACATCATTTTTGTCCTGGACGAATCTGGAAGTATTGGTGACCTGAACTTTGAATTGGTGAAGGGATATGTTCTCCAATACTTGAGCAGCTTGAAGATTGGCTCCAATGAGAACCAAGTTGGTGTGATAACATTTTCAAGCAATGCAATACTTCGTTTTAAATTGAATGCCAACGGAAACACGTCATCCCTTCAACGAGCTATTCAAGGCCTTAGATACAGAGGTGGAAGCACTAATATACCAGCTGCACTTTGTGCACTCTCACAAGCATTTTCGTCAAATTCAAGTGGGGCTCGTAGTGACAACACAATATTCCGAGTGGCGATACTAATGACCGATGGGCAATCAAACAAGAATAGTAATCCGTGTGGTTTTACTAGTGTTGCAGATGCTGCTGCCGCTATACATAATTCTTCCTCACCTATCATCACTTTTGCATTTGGAGTCGGGTCATCTTATAGTGATCAAGATCTTCGAGTTATTGCCAGTGGTGATCAGTATGTTGGTGCTGCTAGCTCATTCGGTGGTAGTCAGTTGTCATGCGTACAGACCAACCAAGAAGATAGAATTTGCAATAAAA TATCGAAAAAAGTGACAGCAGATGCTGTTAATAATGGAACTCTTGATCAAGGAGGGCAGGCACGCTGGGAGTACCCTGTTCCTCAATCTGGCTTAGCTTTTAAAATTGATGTTACTCTAGGAAGAGTCGTATTTTATGCTTCTTCAGACACAACTGCACCAAATGAAGCCATTTATCAGTGGAAAATAGAGGTATCATTCGGCTCTAGGACGATAAACATTTTACCAGTGCTTCAAAGTGATGGTGTCACACGATCAAGCACGGCCAATCAGACCATAATTCCAATTTATACAGCAATTGTAGGTCTGGAAGCAAAAAATGTATTCTCCTTGTCCACCAGTG GTGATCTTCTTCAAGAAGAGAATGTGGCAGTTAAAATAGCAGTACCTGTAACTGTTGGCATTGTCTTGATACTCGTTGTCACTGGGGTATCAATCGGTCTATACTCTCACTATAGGCGCAAGCCACAGTACAGTTACTTTTAG